ACGAAGGTAAGCTGTTCGGATCTATCGGTACTGCTGATATCGCTGATGCGATCACAGCGGCAGGCATCGAAATTTCTAAGAGCGAAGTTCGTTTGCCAGAAGGCGCATTGCGTCACACTGGTGAATTCGAAGTTGCTATCCAGCTTCACCCTGAAGTAACTGCTCATGTCGGCATCATTGTTGTTGGCGACTAAGCATTACTTTTGATCTGATTTAATCAGATCAGGTGAGTTAAGAAGCACTGCGTAGTATTATACTGCGCAGTGCTTTTTTTGTTTTAGGGCTGTTGAGTTGTTCAGCGGCTATTGGTTTCTGTCGAGGTATAAGGTTTTATGGATTATCTGGATCCTGATTCAGCAGATATGGAGGGTGTAAAAGTCCCGCCCCATTCACAGGAAGCCGAGCAGTCTGTGCTGGGTGGATTGATGCTGGATAACAACGCCTGGGATACTGTTTCAGAAATCGTGATGGAAGATCAGTTCTATCGTCATGACCACCGTTTGATCTTCCGCACCATCGAAAAACTGGTTGGCAACATGCAGCCAATCGATGTTGTTACTATCTCTGAAGAACTGGACCGTACCGGTAACCTTGATGCGGCGGGTGGATTAGACTATCTGGTCGAACTGGCTCGAAACACCCCCAGTGCTTCTAACATCCGTGCTTATGCTGAGATTGTCCGGGATCGTGCGTTACTGCGTAAGATGATCAATGTTGCGCATGAAATTGCTGATAACGCCTTTATGCCTGAAGGTCGGGCCAGTGGTGACCTTCTGAGTGAAGCGGAACAGATGATCTTCCAGATCGCTGAAGATCGTCCCAATGAAGGTGGCCCTATTGGCGTAAACCCACTGCTGAAAAAAGCAGTGGATAAAATTGATGAACTGTTTAATTCCGATGGTGCGATGACGGGAGTGACCACTGGCTTTGATGAGCTGGATAAGGCGACCGGTGGTATGCAGCCTTCTGATCTGATTATTGTCGCGGCACGACCGTCTATGGGTAAAACCACTTTTGCAATGAACCTGGTTGAAAATGCGCTGATGGCGCAGGATAAGCCGGTATTAGTCTTCAGTCTTGAGATGCCCGCGGATCAGTTGGTAACGCGGATGTTGTCCTCGTTGGGGCGAATTAACCAGACTAAGGTACGTTCCGGTAAGCTGGAAGAGGATGATTGGCCGCGTCTGACCACTGCCGTAAATATGTTGCGGGATAAGCCTCTGTTCATCGATGATACTGCGGGAATTAGCCCAACAGAGATGCGTAACCGGGCGCGTCGGATTGTTCGTGAGCATGGTGGTATCGCTATGATCATGGTCGATTACCTTCAGTTGATGCAACTCAAGGGGGGGAATAGTGAGGGTCGTACTGCGGAGATTTCAGAGATTTCCCGCT
The genomic region above belongs to Amphritea japonica ATCC BAA-1530 and contains:
- the dnaB gene encoding replicative DNA helicase; the protein is MDYLDPDSADMEGVKVPPHSQEAEQSVLGGLMLDNNAWDTVSEIVMEDQFYRHDHRLIFRTIEKLVGNMQPIDVVTISEELDRTGNLDAAGGLDYLVELARNTPSASNIRAYAEIVRDRALLRKMINVAHEIADNAFMPEGRASGDLLSEAEQMIFQIAEDRPNEGGPIGVNPLLKKAVDKIDELFNSDGAMTGVTTGFDELDKATGGMQPSDLIIVAARPSMGKTTFAMNLVENALMAQDKPVLVFSLEMPADQLVTRMLSSLGRINQTKVRSGKLEEDDWPRLTTAVNMLRDKPLFIDDTAGISPTEMRNRARRIVREHGGIAMIMVDYLQLMQLKGGNSEGRTAEISEISRSLKALAKELECPVIALSQLNRALEQRPNKRPVNSDLRESGAIEQDADVIMFIYRDEVYNEDSPDKGIAEIIIGKQRNGPIGSNRLAFIGQFTKFENLAPMAYQEYE